One genomic segment of Kiritimatiella glycovorans includes these proteins:
- a CDS encoding HAD family hydrolase has protein sequence MNPIRNILFDLGGVLIDIHRMRGLRRLTALGLHGMVGLAGEFERGVIDEAQFRDRVREAAGRDLGDRQIDTAWNEIIGAVPPGHIAMLDELKERGFRLFLLSNTNAIHYRECERTFRAVSGGVPMSGFFEHIFLSYELGMTKPDPAIFRHVARRAAIDPGVSLFIDDDVRNTIAAAKEGFRVHRHDPAQGALTVANVLGVTE, from the coding sequence ATGAACCCCATCAGAAACATCCTCTTCGATCTCGGAGGCGTGCTGATCGATATCCACCGGATGCGCGGGCTCCGGCGCCTGACCGCGCTGGGACTTCACGGCATGGTGGGCCTGGCGGGCGAGTTCGAGCGCGGGGTCATCGATGAGGCGCAGTTTCGCGATCGTGTACGGGAGGCGGCGGGGCGGGACCTCGGCGACCGGCAGATCGACACGGCCTGGAACGAGATCATCGGCGCGGTCCCGCCGGGGCACATCGCCATGCTCGACGAGTTGAAGGAGCGCGGATTCCGGCTCTTCCTGCTCAGCAATACGAATGCCATCCACTACCGCGAATGCGAGCGTACATTCCGGGCTGTGTCCGGCGGCGTCCCGATGAGCGGGTTCTTCGAACACATCTTCCTCTCGTATGAACTGGGAATGACCAAGCCCGATCCGGCGATCTTCCGCCACGTGGCCCGACGGGCCGCCATCGATCCCGGAGTAAGCCTGTTCATCGACGATGACGTGCGGAATACGATTGCGGCCGCGAAAGAGGGATTCCGGGTGCATCGCCACGATCCCGCGCAGGGCGCGCTCACGGTCGCGAACGTGTTGGGGGTGACGGAATAA
- a CDS encoding DUF2723 domain-containing protein, whose translation MKPEDASGPWWRRGSIQARILFAATLLLFLLTFPENHTEAEDAYDYAWNVERGGEALFHSFHLLYLPLMRALRGFIRPFSTELHAYPVMAAVSLLSGAAAVAALFLVVRRLRDTGVALFAAAGLTFSYGFWRYACEAEVYVPASLAALAAFGCAVRDERGARLQAAAVGFSILAVSLHVLQGWAVLVCLPVYHLLRRRPRRALIHLLGSAAGIAAVYGTTAATGRLFFTAGSWQPEGGLRVASLLKGIVGAGQSLVAGNFVFAFPGAASAIERMFPYRALSEEIFMGRAGPAGLRFAAAGTLVALAVAATLALLTEVRSKRGGAGAPWSAPRRAAAGAVILWLTGASGAVCVFEPGNPELWTAVLPPLWMTAGLVLPAATPRRRGTRTALIALLALHNWTGGMAWIAGGEGDYHARKAEWVVENTDSQDKVLTADNPVFFFYLRYHAPARVVSLQRLAEDAFDPAPPPGGYTYVYGDVFAPPESMGIRFPGRSTKLKRFAERLRPAVEPVASHPFGKIYRVRESLEFSAPGRYTGM comes from the coding sequence ATGAAGCCGGAAGACGCATCAGGCCCCTGGTGGCGGAGGGGTTCTATTCAGGCGCGGATCCTTTTTGCCGCGACGCTCCTGCTGTTTCTGCTGACCTTCCCCGAGAACCACACGGAGGCGGAGGACGCGTACGACTACGCGTGGAACGTGGAACGGGGCGGGGAGGCCCTGTTTCACTCGTTTCACCTCCTCTATCTCCCCCTCATGCGCGCGCTCCGGGGATTCATCCGGCCTTTCTCCACAGAACTGCATGCGTATCCGGTCATGGCGGCGGTGAGCCTGCTGAGCGGCGCGGCGGCGGTTGCGGCGCTGTTTCTGGTCGTACGCCGCCTGCGGGACACGGGCGTGGCGCTGTTCGCCGCGGCGGGGCTGACGTTCTCGTACGGATTCTGGCGGTATGCCTGCGAGGCGGAGGTGTATGTCCCGGCCTCGCTCGCCGCGCTGGCGGCGTTCGGCTGCGCCGTTCGTGATGAACGCGGGGCGCGCCTCCAGGCGGCCGCCGTCGGCTTCTCGATCCTGGCGGTCTCGCTTCACGTGCTGCAGGGCTGGGCGGTACTCGTCTGCCTCCCCGTATACCACCTGCTCCGGCGCCGACCACGCCGCGCGCTCATCCATCTGCTCGGGTCGGCTGCGGGCATCGCCGCCGTATACGGAACCACGGCCGCGACCGGCCGACTCTTCTTCACGGCCGGAAGCTGGCAGCCCGAAGGCGGCCTCCGGGTGGCGTCGCTGCTCAAGGGGATCGTCGGCGCGGGCCAGAGCCTGGTCGCGGGCAATTTCGTCTTCGCCTTCCCCGGGGCGGCTTCGGCCATCGAACGGATGTTTCCCTACCGCGCGCTGAGCGAGGAGATCTTCATGGGCCGCGCAGGACCGGCGGGGCTGCGGTTCGCCGCCGCGGGTACGCTGGTCGCGCTCGCGGTCGCGGCAACACTCGCCCTGCTCACCGAGGTGCGCTCCAAACGGGGCGGGGCGGGCGCCCCGTGGTCCGCGCCCCGCCGTGCCGCCGCGGGCGCGGTCATCCTGTGGCTCACCGGCGCCTCCGGCGCGGTCTGCGTCTTCGAACCGGGCAACCCCGAACTCTGGACGGCCGTCCTGCCGCCGCTGTGGATGACCGCCGGGCTGGTGCTTCCCGCCGCCACGCCGCGCCGCCGGGGGACGAGAACGGCCCTGATCGCTCTGCTCGCCCTGCACAACTGGACCGGCGGGATGGCATGGATCGCCGGCGGCGAAGGGGACTACCACGCACGCAAGGCGGAGTGGGTCGTGGAAAACACGGATTCGCAGGATAAGGTCCTCACGGCCGACAATCCCGTGTTCTTCTTCTACCTGCGCTACCACGCGCCGGCCCGCGTCGTCTCGCTGCAACGCCTCGCGGAGGACGCCTTCGATCCCGCTCCCCCGCCCGGAGGGTATACGTATGTTTACGGGGATGTGTTCGCTCCTCCTGAATCGATGGGAATCCGCTTCCCCGGTCGCAGCACAAAGCTGAAGCGTTTTGCGGAGAGGCTCCGCCCTGCGGTCGAACCGGTCGCCTCGCACCCCTTCGGAAAGATCTACCGGGTTCGGGAATCCCTCGAATTTTCCGCCCCGGGACGCTACACAGGGATGTGA
- a CDS encoding O-antigen ligase family protein: MMNRDSENSEAGVIRVLTGLVWCLLALPPLGAPVLFGGSDTHIWSVAPFVMASMLGVALFFLSRLRRDPEQIDEVFRVPPAAVVWTALFLVSGLFLFTSRIPYETQIGYLRIGTFLGAYWAWTNLLRDFRRGRWMLFLLMAVAVGISIYGIVQDVTDGNMVLWEETQYGERANGTYRCPNHLADYLSLLLPFALVLPFLRAAGWPLRLLALGALVPCTWALHLTQSRAGWLGAITAVVATPCFLILRRSWKGFILAALLAPFLMGAGLYGLWQVSPEFRERGGKVVAYATDLYEAWQTSKEAEEHVGDAEGSDEDMRSIAAALVSREHVFRPMLIADTLRMHADHPWAGHGLRTYEWIIPDYRHYWDRGTGSQPKMARFAHSEYFNLIAECGWIGLGIFLFAIVWGYAAFIRLLRRAPPGAPAALIAAALAMLSGTLVHAMFDFNFQMYANPQVMALLAGIAAGPALALRRRSLPKLERRILLAAGIVASLIGLFFALQYGVSGLVRHAGDRAARAREYETAVKHYRTASTISPRSWRAHYALGELYHERRTSTLDRGQKRYWAQFERDALFEAHKDNPPNAEILMDLGRVHVFLGNKQRGFEYMVEAAEIKRVENEHYYKELGMELKKAGRYREALEAFLRAADARPSRSIRRNIKWLRERTGE; encoded by the coding sequence ATGATGAACCGCGACAGTGAAAACAGCGAGGCCGGGGTCATTCGCGTGCTCACGGGGCTGGTATGGTGCCTGCTCGCGCTGCCCCCCCTGGGCGCGCCGGTGCTCTTCGGCGGATCCGACACGCATATCTGGTCGGTGGCGCCGTTCGTGATGGCGTCGATGCTGGGCGTCGCGCTGTTTTTTCTCTCGCGCCTGCGCCGGGATCCGGAGCAGATCGACGAGGTGTTCCGCGTCCCGCCCGCCGCAGTCGTGTGGACCGCGCTGTTCCTGGTCAGCGGCCTTTTCCTGTTCACCTCGCGCATCCCGTACGAGACGCAGATCGGCTATCTCCGCATCGGGACCTTTCTCGGGGCTTACTGGGCATGGACGAACCTGCTGCGTGATTTCCGGCGCGGACGCTGGATGCTATTCCTGCTGATGGCCGTGGCGGTTGGAATTTCCATCTATGGGATCGTGCAGGATGTAACCGACGGCAACATGGTCCTCTGGGAGGAGACGCAGTACGGCGAGCGCGCCAACGGGACCTACCGATGCCCGAATCACCTCGCGGATTACCTGAGCCTGCTGCTTCCCTTTGCGCTGGTGCTGCCTTTCCTCAGAGCGGCGGGCTGGCCGCTGCGCCTGCTCGCGCTGGGTGCGCTCGTGCCGTGTACGTGGGCCCTGCACCTCACGCAGTCGCGTGCGGGCTGGCTCGGCGCGATCACGGCGGTCGTCGCGACGCCGTGCTTCCTGATCCTCCGCCGGAGCTGGAAGGGATTCATCCTCGCCGCACTCCTCGCGCCTTTCCTCATGGGTGCGGGACTCTACGGGCTGTGGCAGGTCTCTCCCGAATTTCGAGAGCGCGGCGGAAAGGTTGTCGCCTACGCCACCGACCTCTATGAAGCCTGGCAGACTTCAAAAGAAGCGGAGGAGCATGTCGGCGATGCCGAAGGTTCGGACGAGGATATGCGTTCGATCGCCGCGGCGCTGGTGTCTCGCGAGCATGTATTTCGCCCCATGCTGATAGCCGACACCCTGCGGATGCATGCCGATCACCCCTGGGCGGGTCACGGTCTCCGCACGTATGAATGGATCATCCCGGACTATCGCCATTACTGGGATCGCGGGACGGGATCCCAGCCCAAGATGGCCCGCTTCGCGCACAGCGAGTACTTCAACCTGATCGCCGAGTGCGGCTGGATCGGTCTCGGGATCTTTCTCTTCGCGATCGTCTGGGGGTATGCCGCCTTCATCCGTCTCCTGCGCCGCGCGCCGCCCGGCGCGCCCGCCGCGCTGATCGCCGCGGCGCTGGCGATGCTCTCCGGCACGCTGGTCCATGCGATGTTCGATTTCAATTTCCAGATGTACGCCAATCCGCAGGTCATGGCCCTGCTCGCGGGCATCGCGGCGGGCCCCGCGCTCGCGCTCCGCCGCCGGAGCCTTCCGAAGCTGGAACGGCGCATCCTGCTCGCTGCGGGGATCGTCGCTTCGCTGATCGGACTCTTCTTCGCCCTCCAGTACGGCGTCTCGGGGCTGGTGCGCCATGCGGGTGATCGCGCGGCCCGGGCGCGGGAGTACGAGACGGCGGTGAAACACTACCGGACCGCGAGCACCATCTCACCCCGGAGCTGGCGCGCGCACTACGCGCTCGGAGAACTCTACCACGAACGGCGCACCTCCACGCTCGACCGCGGGCAGAAGCGTTACTGGGCGCAGTTCGAGCGCGACGCGCTGTTTGAAGCCCACAAGGACAACCCGCCGAACGCCGAGATTCTGATGGACCTCGGCCGCGTCCATGTCTTTCTCGGCAATAAACAGCGCGGCTTCGAATATATGGTGGAGGCCGCGGAGATCAAGCGCGTCGAAAACGAGCACTATTACAAGGAACTCGGCATGGAACTGAAAAAGGCGGGCCGCTACCGCGAGGCCCTCGAAGCGTTCCTCCGCGCCGCCGACGCCCGTCCCTCCCGCTCCATCCGGCGCAATATCAAGTGGCTCAGGGAAAGGACCGGGGAATAA
- a CDS encoding ATP-binding protein, translating into MLEATSQFPAVALSGVRQAGKSTLLKHLFQASYDYVTLDDTTLRTQARRDPVTFLRNYDQPLIIDEVQYAPQLLPEIKRRIDEHNRTGQFILSGSQPFHLIRNLQESLAGRVLLMELFPMTVWERSGRGSAKHWLPMLLEEGSLTRADFSETEDLRRPEAMIRLGGLPGLLGKKEKFVGPFFESYLRTYIERDLSLAVQLEDASRMIDFMRLLAPLTMREINKSRLGRDIGMSPPSAQRWLQSLETGGVWHKLPAYSGNQIKRIAKRAKGTLFDTGLICHLLQVVSRESLLTHPMLGFLFESAVFLEMRALVSSTLSNVRFYHWRSQQQEVDLVLECGGKLFAFECKWNALLRGDEHRGLLRFRETYGDRVAFAGIITSTGHFAELEHHVYQIPWIPAGG; encoded by the coding sequence TTGCTGGAGGCGACCTCGCAGTTTCCGGCTGTGGCCCTTTCGGGCGTCCGTCAGGCGGGTAAATCCACGCTGCTGAAGCATCTTTTTCAGGCATCTTACGATTACGTGACGCTTGATGATACCACATTGCGCACGCAGGCGAGGCGCGATCCGGTTACCTTCCTGCGCAACTATGATCAGCCGCTTATTATTGACGAGGTACAGTACGCGCCGCAGCTTCTGCCCGAGATCAAGCGTCGCATCGATGAACACAACCGGACGGGACAATTCATTCTTTCCGGCTCGCAGCCCTTTCATCTGATCCGGAATCTTCAGGAGAGTCTGGCGGGGCGCGTGCTTCTAATGGAGCTGTTCCCGATGACCGTATGGGAGCGCTCAGGCCGGGGCAGCGCAAAGCACTGGCTCCCCATGCTGCTTGAAGAGGGGAGCCTGACCCGCGCCGATTTCAGCGAAACCGAAGACCTGAGGCGGCCCGAGGCCATGATCAGGCTCGGGGGGCTTCCAGGCCTTCTGGGGAAAAAGGAAAAGTTTGTCGGTCCCTTCTTCGAGAGTTACTTGCGGACCTACATCGAACGTGATCTTTCTCTGGCCGTCCAACTGGAGGATGCCTCCCGCATGATCGACTTCATGCGTTTGCTCGCCCCCCTGACCATGCGGGAAATCAACAAGAGCCGTCTCGGTCGTGACATTGGGATGTCGCCCCCCTCTGCGCAGCGGTGGCTTCAGTCACTGGAGACCGGAGGGGTCTGGCATAAACTGCCGGCCTATTCGGGGAATCAGATCAAGCGTATCGCGAAGAGAGCGAAGGGAACCCTCTTTGATACGGGGTTGATCTGTCACCTTCTTCAGGTCGTTTCGCGGGAGTCCCTCTTGACCCACCCCATGCTCGGGTTCCTGTTCGAGTCCGCCGTCTTCCTCGAGATGCGGGCGTTGGTTTCGTCGACGCTTTCAAATGTCCGCTTTTATCACTGGCGCAGCCAGCAACAGGAGGTGGATCTCGTCCTCGAATGCGGAGGCAAACTCTTTGCCTTCGAATGCAAATGGAATGCGCTTTTGCGAGGTGATGAGCACAGGGGGCTGCTCAGATTCCGCGAGACCTATGGCGACCGGGTGGCGTTTGCCGGGATTATCACGTCCACGGGCCACTTTGCGGAACTGGAGCACCACGTCTACCAGATTCCGTGGATACCGGCGGGCGGGTGA